Proteins from a genomic interval of Pecten maximus chromosome 13, xPecMax1.1, whole genome shotgun sequence:
- the LOC117341397 gene encoding GTPase IMAP family member 4-like isoform X1 — MARRKVDGLMSKMNNGAEVRKFGSTSLPPNSLVGGDFRRLTAEVRIILIGKTGSGKSSTGNTILGRSAFSVVPGGSSGTKRCSFFRSPVHKRNVMIVDTPGLFDSHISLEETHKELVKCIGLAAPGPHVFLLTIPANIRSSPEELNTLDLLKNVFGESMVDYTMVVFTKADEMKRQLLTEETFFKTLPDQVHRLVKLCKGGHLFLDNQSPREKEKQVEALISRIEYIMDQRLHKCYSNDQFKVANDIMEAHTSKMKSESLNKRLATVDEEIQEGDRGDTGQEPQQVQVVEDPQQEDGIDDQARREVADGKGPIAKLMEKLRCFWESIKNFFTKK; from the exons ATGGCGAGACGGAAAGTAGACGGAT TGATGTCAAAGATGAATAATGGAGCAGAAGTCAGGAAATTTGGATCAACGTCACTACCTCCGAATTCTCTAGTTGGCG GCGATTTCCGACGACTGACTGCAGAGGTGAGGATTATACTCATAGGCAAGACAGGATCTGGAAAAAGTTCAACAGGAAACACTATTCTAGGACGATCAGCCTTTTCTGTGGTACCGGGAGGATCATCTGGCACCAAAAGATGTTCCTTCTTCAGATCACCAGTACACAAAAGGAACGTAATGATTGTCGATACCCCAGGATTGTTCGACAGTCATATATCGTTAGAGGAAACACACAAGGAACTAGTGAAATGTATCGGTCTCGCTGCTCCCGGCCCACACGTGTTTCTTCTCACTATACCGGCCAACATTCGAAGTTCCCCTGAAGAATTGAACACGTTAGATTTACTGAAAAATGTTTTTGGAGAATCAATGGTAGATTATACAATGGTAGTGTTTACAAAGGCAGATGAAATGAAAAGACAATTATTGACCGAGGAAACGTTTTTTAAAACACTTCCAGACCAAGTACATAGGTTAGTCAAACTCTGCAAAGGAGGACATTTATTCCTTGATAACCAGTCACCACGGGAAAAAGAAAAGCAAGTCGAGGCTTTGATCAGTCGCATTGAGTACATAATGGACCAACGTCTTCATAAATGTTATTCGAACGATCAGTTTAAAGTAGCGAACGATATAATGGAAGCTCACACGAGCAAAATGAAGTCAGAAAGTCTGAACAAAAGATTGGCAACTGTTGACGAGGAAATCCAGGAAGGTGATCGAGGAGATACAGGCCAAGAACCACAACAGGTTCAAGTTGTTGAAGATCCGCAGCAAGAAGATGGAATCGACGATCAGGCAAGACGAGAGGTTGCCGATGGAAAAGGACCAATTGCCAAGTTAATGGAAAAACTCCGATGTTTCTGGGAAAGTATCAAGAATTTCTTTACCAAAAAATAG
- the LOC117341397 gene encoding GTPase IMAP family member 4-like isoform X2: MSKMNNGAEVRKFGSTSLPPNSLVGGDFRRLTAEVRIILIGKTGSGKSSTGNTILGRSAFSVVPGGSSGTKRCSFFRSPVHKRNVMIVDTPGLFDSHISLEETHKELVKCIGLAAPGPHVFLLTIPANIRSSPEELNTLDLLKNVFGESMVDYTMVVFTKADEMKRQLLTEETFFKTLPDQVHRLVKLCKGGHLFLDNQSPREKEKQVEALISRIEYIMDQRLHKCYSNDQFKVANDIMEAHTSKMKSESLNKRLATVDEEIQEGDRGDTGQEPQQVQVVEDPQQEDGIDDQARREVADGKGPIAKLMEKLRCFWESIKNFFTKK; encoded by the exons ATGTCAAAGATGAATAATGGAGCAGAAGTCAGGAAATTTGGATCAACGTCACTACCTCCGAATTCTCTAGTTGGCG GCGATTTCCGACGACTGACTGCAGAGGTGAGGATTATACTCATAGGCAAGACAGGATCTGGAAAAAGTTCAACAGGAAACACTATTCTAGGACGATCAGCCTTTTCTGTGGTACCGGGAGGATCATCTGGCACCAAAAGATGTTCCTTCTTCAGATCACCAGTACACAAAAGGAACGTAATGATTGTCGATACCCCAGGATTGTTCGACAGTCATATATCGTTAGAGGAAACACACAAGGAACTAGTGAAATGTATCGGTCTCGCTGCTCCCGGCCCACACGTGTTTCTTCTCACTATACCGGCCAACATTCGAAGTTCCCCTGAAGAATTGAACACGTTAGATTTACTGAAAAATGTTTTTGGAGAATCAATGGTAGATTATACAATGGTAGTGTTTACAAAGGCAGATGAAATGAAAAGACAATTATTGACCGAGGAAACGTTTTTTAAAACACTTCCAGACCAAGTACATAGGTTAGTCAAACTCTGCAAAGGAGGACATTTATTCCTTGATAACCAGTCACCACGGGAAAAAGAAAAGCAAGTCGAGGCTTTGATCAGTCGCATTGAGTACATAATGGACCAACGTCTTCATAAATGTTATTCGAACGATCAGTTTAAAGTAGCGAACGATATAATGGAAGCTCACACGAGCAAAATGAAGTCAGAAAGTCTGAACAAAAGATTGGCAACTGTTGACGAGGAAATCCAGGAAGGTGATCGAGGAGATACAGGCCAAGAACCACAACAGGTTCAAGTTGTTGAAGATCCGCAGCAAGAAGATGGAATCGACGATCAGGCAAGACGAGAGGTTGCCGATGGAAAAGGACCAATTGCCAAGTTAATGGAAAAACTCCGATGTTTCTGGGAAAGTATCAAGAATTTCTTTACCAAAAAATAG